The following coding sequences lie in one Cyanobacterium sp. Dongsha4 genomic window:
- the tsaD gene encoding tRNA (adenosine(37)-N6)-threonylcarbamoyltransferase complex transferase subunit TsaD yields the protein MPTILAVESSCDETSVAIVTNRNVIANVVASQIKLHEQYGGVVPELASRRHLEMINPCIDQAMTESGLSWSDIDAIASTVTPGLVGSLIVGVTAAKTLAMVHNKPFLGIHHLEGHIYASYLGEPSLKPPFLCLLVSGGHTSLIHVIESGVYKTIGSTRDDAAGEAFDKVARLLNLSYPGGPIIDKLAKEGNPHAFKLPEGKVSLPNNQGFHPYDSSFSGLKTAMLRLIQGLQKENSDSLPVADLCASFQYTVAGALTKRAIRACLDLNLDTIAVGGGVAANTALRNTLQAEAQKHNLQVFFPPLKYCTDNGAMIACAGEEHFINKMRSPLSLGVSSRMNLENIEQLYNVN from the coding sequence ATGCCCACAATTTTAGCAGTTGAAAGTAGTTGTGATGAAACTAGCGTCGCCATTGTAACAAATCGTAATGTTATCGCTAATGTAGTGGCTTCGCAAATCAAGCTACATGAGCAGTATGGCGGAGTTGTACCTGAGTTAGCTTCCCGTCGTCATTTGGAAATGATTAACCCTTGTATTGATCAAGCGATGACTGAATCTGGTTTATCATGGTCTGACATAGATGCGATCGCATCTACAGTAACTCCGGGGTTAGTGGGTTCTTTAATTGTGGGAGTTACGGCGGCGAAAACATTGGCAATGGTTCATAATAAGCCATTTTTAGGGATTCATCATTTGGAAGGTCATATTTACGCTTCTTATCTGGGTGAACCGAGTCTCAAACCACCATTTTTGTGTTTATTGGTTTCAGGGGGGCATACTAGCTTAATTCACGTCATCGAAAGCGGAGTTTACAAAACCATTGGCTCAACTCGTGACGATGCGGCAGGGGAGGCCTTTGATAAGGTGGCGAGACTACTCAACCTTAGCTATCCCGGAGGTCCTATTATCGACAAGTTAGCAAAGGAAGGAAATCCCCATGCTTTTAAATTGCCAGAAGGAAAAGTATCTCTACCGAATAATCAAGGTTTTCACCCCTATGACAGTAGTTTTAGCGGTTTAAAAACAGCCATGTTAAGACTTATTCAAGGTTTACAAAAAGAAAATTCCGATTCTTTACCTGTAGCGGATTTATGTGCTAGTTTTCAATATACCGTTGCTGGGGCATTAACAAAAAGAGCAATTAGAGCTTGTTTAGACCTTAATTTGGATACCATTGCAGTAGGGGGCGGAGTGGCGGCAAATACTGCTTTAAGAAATACCTTACAAGCAGAAGCTCAAAAGCATAATCTTCAAGTCTTCTTTCCTCCTCTGAAATACTGTACCGATAATGGAGCGATGATTGCTTGTGCTGGAGAAGAACATTTTATTAATAAGATGCGATCGCCTCTTAGTTTGGGGGTATCATCAAGAATGAACCTTGAAAATATCGAGCAACTCTACAATGTCAATTAA
- the recJ gene encoding single-stranded-DNA-specific exonuclease RecJ, with translation MTHNLPRQRWKFYPSQPHIVTDIVKHFGVSLIMAQVIANRGIDDIDSAQAYITPETVNLPSPLAEFPDLPYSIQLLKDAIASGAKIAICGDYDADGMTSTALLIRALKHLEAKVDYAIPSRMKDGYGINERIVEEFKQEGVSLILTVDNGISAYNPIKRAKELGLKVIITDHHDLPEKLPPADAILNPKLLPETSPYYGLAGVGVAYVLGVCLAQSLGKLDGLTKSLLELYTIGTIADLAPLTGVNRRWLKRGLKLLPKSDILGIQALSKCAGLTEEKKQLHSDDIGFKLGPRVNAIGRLDDPQIVIELFTTDDEQIAITKALQCEQTNHTRQELCKQIEKEAIEIIETKPIKWQEDRVLLIINNHWHHGVIGIVASRLVERYGVPVFIGTYEDEDPSIIRGSARGIEEYNIFSALQYCDDLLKKYGGHKAAGGFSFEAKNLDLIHQRLKEFSYQCLLPEYLKPLIKIDAQITFEQITFKLLQEIEDLYPWGIENKAPIFWTPHVEIKSERITKTGEHLQLFISDGTRELKAIAWRWAVYSPLPKIVDIAYKLKENEWQGEKSIQLELVGIRQNL, from the coding sequence ATGACACATAATCTACCCCGTCAACGTTGGAAATTTTATCCTTCTCAACCTCACATCGTCACAGATATTGTTAAGCACTTTGGGGTTTCCCTCATTATGGCTCAGGTTATCGCTAATCGTGGCATTGACGATATAGATTCCGCCCAAGCCTATATCACCCCCGAAACCGTTAACTTACCTTCTCCCCTCGCAGAATTTCCTGATTTACCCTATAGTATTCAATTATTAAAAGATGCGATCGCATCTGGAGCAAAAATAGCCATCTGTGGAGACTATGATGCAGACGGGATGACAAGTACAGCTTTACTAATTAGAGCCTTAAAACACCTTGAGGCAAAAGTAGATTATGCTATTCCTAGTCGTATGAAAGACGGTTATGGTATTAATGAACGTATTGTCGAAGAGTTTAAGCAAGAAGGAGTAAGTTTAATTCTGACAGTAGATAATGGTATTTCTGCTTATAATCCCATCAAAAGGGCAAAAGAATTAGGTTTAAAGGTTATTATAACCGACCATCATGACCTCCCAGAAAAATTACCCCCTGCCGATGCTATTCTCAATCCCAAACTTCTCCCAGAAACTTCTCCCTATTATGGATTAGCAGGAGTAGGAGTCGCTTATGTCTTAGGAGTTTGTTTGGCTCAATCTTTAGGAAAATTAGACGGTTTGACCAAATCTCTTTTAGAATTATACACCATAGGTACGATCGCAGATCTTGCCCCTTTAACTGGAGTGAATCGCCGTTGGTTAAAAAGAGGTTTAAAACTACTTCCTAAATCAGATATTCTGGGAATTCAAGCCCTAAGTAAATGTGCAGGATTAACAGAAGAAAAAAAACAGTTGCATTCTGATGATATAGGTTTTAAATTAGGGCCAAGAGTCAATGCTATTGGTAGATTAGATGACCCACAAATTGTAATTGAATTATTCACCACTGATGACGAACAAATCGCCATTACGAAAGCATTGCAATGTGAGCAAACTAATCATACTCGTCAAGAATTATGCAAACAAATAGAAAAAGAAGCCATAGAAATTATTGAAACAAAACCAATTAAATGGCAAGAAGATAGAGTATTATTAATTATTAATAATCATTGGCATCATGGTGTAATAGGCATCGTTGCCTCTCGTTTAGTAGAACGTTATGGAGTGCCAGTTTTTATCGGTACTTATGAAGATGAAGACCCAAGCATAATAAGAGGTTCAGCGAGAGGAATTGAAGAATATAATATATTTTCTGCTTTACAATATTGTGATGATTTATTAAAGAAATATGGAGGTCATAAAGCCGCAGGAGGTTTTAGTTTTGAAGCGAAAAATTTAGATTTAATTCATCAACGTTTAAAAGAATTTTCCTATCAATGTTTACTACCTGAATATTTAAAACCTTTAATCAAAATAGATGCTCAAATAACCTTTGAACAAATAACCTTCAAACTATTACAAGAAATTGAGGATTTATACCCTTGGGGTATTGAAAATAAAGCCCCCATTTTTTGGACTCCCCACGTAGAAATCAAGTCTGAAAGAATTACTAAAACAGGAGAGCATTTGCAACTATTTATTTCTGATGGTACAAGGGAACTAAAAGCGATCGCATGGCGTTGGGCGGTATATTCACCTCTACCTAAAATAGTAGATATTGCCTATAAACTAAAAGAAAATGAGTGGCAAGGAGAAAAATCTATTCAACTAGAATTAGTTGGCATCCGACAAAATCTTTGA
- a CDS encoding aldo/keto reductase: MNFIVESKIKVAENLYLSPMGCGTWAWGNRFLWGYEPEMDTQLQETFNLLVSQGVTWFDTGDSYGTGKLNGRSETLLGKFSKEYQGDHQSEIAIATKLAVYPWRLTPQSMINACEKSAQRLGRKVDLVQLHWSPAKYLPWQEKPLLEGLARLSQEGLVKAVGLSNYGSKNLLSAYEFFRERGVKISTLQVQYSLLSTYPFVKLGLKELCQQLDIKIIAYSPLTLGLLTGKYRDLNNLPSGARRGLFKQLLPAIKPLLLTLDAIASDNGKTMAQTAINWCICKGTIPIPGAKNPRQARENLGALGWRLSRGEVEELERVALGLNKQMIQNIFQTR; the protein is encoded by the coding sequence ATGAATTTTATTGTTGAATCAAAAATTAAAGTAGCAGAAAATTTATATTTGTCCCCGATGGGTTGCGGTACTTGGGCTTGGGGAAATCGTTTTCTCTGGGGTTATGAGCCAGAAATGGACACTCAATTGCAGGAAACTTTTAATTTGTTGGTATCTCAAGGGGTTACTTGGTTTGATACGGGGGATTCCTATGGTACAGGTAAACTAAATGGGCGTAGTGAGACTTTATTAGGTAAGTTTAGCAAAGAATATCAAGGGGATCATCAATCTGAAATTGCGATCGCAACTAAGTTGGCTGTATATCCTTGGCGTTTGACACCCCAATCAATGATTAATGCTTGTGAAAAATCCGCTCAAAGGTTGGGTAGAAAGGTTGATTTAGTACAGTTGCATTGGTCTCCTGCAAAATATCTTCCTTGGCAAGAAAAGCCTTTATTAGAGGGTTTAGCAAGGTTATCGCAAGAGGGATTAGTAAAGGCAGTTGGGTTGTCTAATTATGGGTCAAAAAATCTGTTGAGTGCTTATGAATTTTTCCGAGAAAGAGGAGTAAAAATTAGTACCCTACAAGTGCAGTATTCCCTTCTTTCTACTTATCCTTTTGTCAAATTAGGCTTAAAAGAATTATGTCAGCAGTTGGATATTAAAATTATTGCCTATAGCCCCTTAACTTTAGGGCTTTTAACGGGAAAATACCGAGATTTGAACAATTTACCCTCTGGCGCTCGTCGTGGCTTATTTAAGCAGTTATTACCAGCCATTAAACCTCTTTTATTAACCCTAGATGCGATCGCATCTGATAATGGAAAAACCATGGCACAAACAGCAATTAACTGGTGTATTTGTAAAGGTACAATTCCTATACCGGGGGCAAAAAATCCCCGTCAGGCGAGGGAAAATTTAGGGGCATTGGGATGGCGTTTATCGAGAGGGGAAGTAGAAGAATTAGAGAGAGTGGCTTTAGGTTTAAATAAACAAATGATTCAAAATATTTTTCAAACCCGTTAA
- a CDS encoding isoprenyl transferase yields MNLKQNLIELPSDLNAKIIPHHVAVIMDGNGRWAKRRGFPRIVGHQKGVDTLKSLLRCCDDWGIKVLTAYAFSTENWGRPITEVEFLLTLFERVLRKELAQMMEKNVKIRFIGDLKALPESLQAEIYHSMEETKYNKGIKFNIATNYGSRQEILQACRTIASSVQEGKINLEDIDEELFESHLYTNGLESPDLLIRTSGEMRLSNFLLWQMAYSEIYVTNTLWPDFSREEFHLALLNYQQRDRRFGKVKE; encoded by the coding sequence ATGAATTTAAAACAGAATCTAATTGAATTGCCTTCGGATTTGAATGCAAAAATAATTCCTCATCATGTAGCAGTGATAATGGATGGTAATGGGCGTTGGGCAAAACGTCGGGGCTTTCCTCGTATTGTAGGACATCAAAAAGGTGTTGACACTCTGAAAAGTTTATTACGTTGCTGTGATGATTGGGGTATTAAAGTTTTAACTGCCTATGCTTTTTCTACGGAAAACTGGGGAAGGCCTATAACTGAGGTAGAATTTCTCTTAACTCTCTTTGAAAGGGTTTTGAGAAAGGAATTAGCACAAATGATGGAAAAAAATGTCAAAATCCGTTTTATCGGCGATTTAAAGGCTTTACCAGAGTCTTTACAGGCAGAAATCTATCATTCAATGGAAGAAACTAAATATAATAAGGGTATTAAGTTTAATATTGCCACTAATTATGGTAGTCGTCAGGAAATTCTCCAAGCCTGTCGTACGATCGCATCTTCTGTTCAAGAGGGTAAAATAAATTTAGAAGATATAGACGAGGAATTATTTGAAAGTCACCTTTACACTAACGGCTTAGAATCCCCAGATTTATTAATTCGCACCAGTGGTGAAATGCGCTTAAGTAACTTTTTGTTATGGCAAATGGCATACAGCGAAATTTATGTAACTAATACTTTGTGGCCTGATTTTAGTCGGGAAGAATTCCATCTGGCTTTACTCAATTATCAACAAAGAGACAGACGTTTCGGCAAGGTGAAAGAATAA
- a CDS encoding DnaJ domain-containing protein, translated as MLISDLKGGLFKYEVKDYYAILGLPISANPKDIRLRYLKLAYQLHPDTNQAETKENREKASTILSKLVNPAYENLYKDKLRKECQLIFSEISMRLAPMANEMTLSGEIPKKLLREEANFDKMYQDLIETLAKDQYQDLSKLALKIGLLSELNMIFLVRQKQGELGKVMGGASSNVEPKIAVSEPIITAAPGQSGNTGVSQQVEEKEEKVPVSRLEKLINSAKNHIEQFNPDAALFDLREAVKIDANSAEAHAMLGSVYLLQNNLPYGRIHINKAVGLDSNDPTVKKAQEELKQKEKKSSAGKTDGKKTESKDSDKGKSKDKKDKKGKKEPPKIFGIPLW; from the coding sequence ATGTTAATTTCTGATTTGAAAGGTGGATTGTTCAAGTATGAGGTTAAAGACTACTATGCCATTTTGGGTTTACCTATTTCTGCAAATCCCAAGGATATTCGTCTGCGTTATTTAAAATTAGCTTATCAACTTCATCCAGACACCAATCAAGCTGAAACGAAAGAAAATAGAGAAAAAGCCAGTACCATTTTATCTAAATTGGTCAATCCAGCTTATGAAAATCTATATAAGGATAAGTTAAGGAAAGAATGTCAACTTATCTTTTCTGAGATTTCCATGAGATTAGCACCTATGGCTAACGAAATGACTCTTAGCGGTGAAATTCCCAAAAAATTACTGCGGGAAGAAGCTAATTTCGACAAAATGTATCAAGATTTAATTGAAACCTTGGCTAAAGATCAATATCAGGACTTAAGTAAATTAGCTCTCAAAATAGGTTTATTAAGCGAATTGAATATGATTTTTTTAGTTCGTCAAAAACAAGGGGAGTTAGGAAAAGTAATGGGTGGTGCTTCGTCTAATGTTGAGCCTAAAATTGCTGTTTCTGAGCCAATAATTACTGCCGCACCGGGTCAATCTGGTAATACAGGCGTTTCTCAACAGGTAGAAGAAAAAGAGGAAAAAGTACCTGTTTCTCGTTTAGAAAAACTAATCAATAGTGCAAAAAATCATATCGAGCAGTTTAACCCTGATGCGGCACTTTTTGACTTGAGAGAGGCGGTAAAAATAGATGCAAATAGTGCGGAGGCTCATGCTATGTTAGGTTCTGTTTATTTGTTACAGAATAATTTACCCTATGGACGTATTCATATTAATAAAGCTGTAGGTCTTGATAGCAATGATCCTACCGTGAAAAAGGCTCAGGAAGAATTAAAACAGAAAGAGAAAAAATCCTCCGCAGGTAAAACTGATGGTAAAAAAACAGAAAGTAAAGATTCAGATAAAGGAAAATCTAAGGATAAGAAAGATAAAAAAGGTAAAAAAGAACCACCTAAAATTTTTGGCATTCCTTTGTGGTAG
- the argH gene encoding argininosuccinate lyase translates to MTKQQTWSDRFETSLNPIIAEFNASIGFDIELIEYDLTGSMAHAKMLGKTGIITPEEAETLIKGLSQIRQEYRDGNFNPGIEQEDVHFAVERRLTEIVGDVGKKLHTGRSRNDQVGTDIRLYLRDQIRQIQDLLRDWQKTLLNHAENHIETLIPGYTHLQRAQPISLAHHLMAYCQMAQRDWERLAQIYDRTNVSPLGCGALAGTTFPIDRHFSAQELDFASIYENSLDGVSDRDFAIEFLCASSLIMVHLSRISEELILWASQEFSFITLKDNCSTGSSIMPQKKNPDIPELVRGKTGRVFGHLQALLTIMKGLPLAYNKDLQEDKEGIFDTVKTVKGSLTAMTILMSEGLEFRTQRLAEAVDEDFSNATDVADYLASKGVPFREAYNLVGKVVKTSLAANKLLKDLTLEEWKQLHPAFEVDIYEAIKPKQVVSARNSYGGTGFEQIKDAIANLKSKMRG, encoded by the coding sequence GTGACTAAACAACAAACTTGGAGCGATCGCTTTGAAACGTCTTTAAATCCTATTATTGCGGAATTTAATGCTAGTATTGGCTTTGATATTGAATTAATTGAGTATGATCTCACTGGTTCTATGGCTCACGCCAAAATGCTCGGTAAAACAGGAATTATCACCCCAGAAGAAGCAGAAACACTGATAAAAGGATTAAGCCAAATTCGTCAAGAATATAGAGATGGTAACTTTAACCCCGGCATTGAGCAAGAAGATGTCCATTTTGCCGTTGAAAGAAGGTTAACAGAAATTGTCGGCGATGTCGGCAAAAAATTACACACGGGGCGATCGCGCAATGACCAAGTGGGTACAGATATAAGACTTTATTTGCGGGATCAAATTCGCCAAATTCAGGATTTATTAAGGGATTGGCAAAAGACATTATTAAACCACGCAGAAAACCACATTGAAACCCTCATCCCGGGTTATACTCACTTACAACGGGCGCAACCCATCAGTTTAGCACACCATTTAATGGCTTATTGTCAAATGGCGCAACGGGATTGGGAAAGATTAGCACAAATTTACGATCGCACCAATGTTTCTCCCCTCGGTTGTGGTGCATTGGCAGGTACAACTTTCCCCATAGATCGTCATTTTAGCGCCCAAGAGTTAGATTTTGCCTCTATTTATGAGAATAGCTTAGATGGAGTGAGCGATCGAGACTTTGCCATTGAATTTCTTTGTGCTTCCAGTTTGATTATGGTACATCTTAGCCGTATCAGTGAAGAATTGATTTTGTGGGCATCCCAAGAATTTAGTTTTATTACTCTTAAAGACAACTGCTCTACTGGCTCAAGTATCATGCCTCAGAAGAAAAACCCCGACATTCCCGAATTGGTGAGAGGAAAAACAGGGCGAGTTTTCGGGCATTTACAGGCACTTTTAACCATTATGAAAGGTTTACCTCTTGCCTATAACAAAGACTTGCAGGAGGATAAAGAGGGCATTTTCGACACGGTGAAAACCGTTAAGGGTAGTTTAACCGCTATGACTATCTTAATGTCAGAAGGGTTAGAATTTCGTACCCAACGCCTCGCCGAAGCCGTTGACGAGGATTTTTCCAATGCCACCGATGTTGCTGATTATTTAGCTAGTAAAGGTGTGCCTTTCCGTGAGGCTTATAATCTAGTGGGTAAAGTCGTGAAAACCAGTTTAGCGGCAAATAAGTTACTCAAGGATTTAACCCTCGAAGAATGGAAGCAATTACACCCTGCTTTTGAGGTGGATATTTATGAAGCAATCAAACCGAAACAGGTAGTTTCCGCCCGTAATAGCTATGGTGGTACGGGTTTTGAACAAATAAAAGATGCGATCGCAAATTTGAAAAGCAAAATGAGAGGTTAG
- a CDS encoding ATP phosphoribosyltransferase regulatory subunit, translating into MIHQAPAGARDLLPLEVAQKSWINDRLQEVFQRWGYKRIVTSTIEWVDTLMAGGAIEPSTVVQLQNIGEGRLGLRPELTASIARAAVNRLSNQTIQRLCYRANVFRNPPAGHHGKQLEFYQAGVELLYADGVLADGEIILLLINCLQSLGIEGAQLLLGDAGLTRSLLNTFPCAFREQILDAIASLDRVKLQKLDLEDNLKAKALQLFDLRGNPQEVLAKVADFDLDETAQKAVNHLHSLMDLINHSCEKPLPITLDLSLIQTFDYYTGIVFEIVQVMGNKPYVLGQGGRYDQLLEVYHPQKKNAPGIGFCFNIQDLHNCLLNSPNLPQSTPPSDWLVIPTNIKASNSAFAYAQKLRNTNHIVRVEIDLKMRTPDEIRNYALEEGISYLAWVDENGNTTIETAN; encoded by the coding sequence ATGATTCATCAAGCACCCGCCGGAGCAAGAGATTTACTACCTTTAGAAGTAGCCCAAAAAAGTTGGATTAATGATCGCTTACAAGAGGTTTTCCAGCGTTGGGGATACAAAAGAATCGTCACTTCTACCATTGAATGGGTGGATACTCTGATGGCGGGAGGGGCGATCGAACCTTCTACTGTAGTTCAACTGCAAAACATCGGTGAGGGGCGTTTAGGTTTACGCCCTGAGTTAACTGCTTCTATTGCTAGGGCGGCGGTTAATCGTCTCAGCAATCAAACTATTCAAAGACTTTGTTATCGAGCAAATGTATTTCGGAATCCTCCTGCAGGCCATCATGGAAAACAATTAGAATTTTATCAAGCAGGAGTCGAATTATTATACGCTGATGGTGTTTTGGCCGATGGGGAAATTATTTTACTGTTGATTAATTGTTTACAATCTTTAGGCATTGAAGGCGCACAATTACTTTTAGGAGATGCAGGTTTAACCCGCTCATTGCTTAATACTTTTCCTTGTGCTTTTCGTGAACAAATTTTAGATGCGATCGCATCTTTAGATCGAGTTAAGTTACAAAAACTAGATTTAGAAGATAATCTCAAGGCTAAGGCATTGCAATTATTCGATTTAAGAGGAAATCCCCAAGAAGTGTTAGCCAAAGTTGCCGATTTTGACTTAGACGAAACCGCCCAAAAAGCCGTTAATCATTTACACTCATTGATGGATTTAATCAACCATAGCTGTGAAAAACCTCTACCTATAACCTTAGATTTAAGTTTAATTCAGACTTTTGACTACTATACGGGTATTGTTTTCGAGATAGTCCAAGTTATGGGCAATAAACCCTATGTATTAGGGCAAGGAGGAAGATACGATCAACTTTTGGAAGTGTATCACCCCCAGAAAAAAAATGCTCCCGGGATTGGTTTTTGCTTTAACATTCAAGACTTACATAATTGCTTATTAAATAGCCCTAATTTACCTCAAAGCACTCCCCCCAGTGATTGGTTAGTGATACCTACCAACATAAAAGCATCAAATTCAGCTTTTGCTTATGCCCAAAAATTGAGAAATACTAACCACATCGTCAGAGTGGAAATTGACCTAAAAATGCGTACTCCTGATGAAATTCGTAACTATGCTCTTGAGGAAGGTATTTCTTATTTAGCATGGGTTGATGAAAATGGGAATACAACAATTGAAACTGCTAATTAA
- a CDS encoding DUF2993 domain-containing protein, producing the protein MLLSKFDTIGEKTINKIAEMAFKSQIKSAKYLSVQVKTNPQQLAKGILESLDIDGNGLMMRENLPLEKMRITLNDIAVSPFKALMGNVELTQPSRGKARIILNETDIETILNVDNLNSKLRQYSSVSKAFFKRVDFRILSDGRIAIKAKLKEKNSNKLESICLVIRPRICQHKKGIILDEFACTQGKNWSAKVVKILLAEVGKVLNLENLLIDGIYLQVDKINISEGKLNLFANAGITHLPKSKK; encoded by the coding sequence ATGTTACTGAGCAAATTTGACACTATTGGGGAAAAAACTATCAATAAAATTGCGGAAATGGCTTTTAAAAGTCAAATCAAATCAGCTAAATACTTAAGTGTACAAGTAAAAACAAATCCACAACAATTAGCTAAGGGAATCTTAGAATCATTAGATATTGATGGAAATGGTTTAATGATGCGGGAAAATCTCCCTTTAGAAAAAATGAGAATCACTCTCAATGATATTGCGGTTAGTCCTTTTAAGGCTTTAATGGGAAATGTGGAATTAACCCAACCTAGTCGTGGAAAAGCCCGTATTATTCTTAACGAAACAGATATTGAAACAATCTTAAATGTTGATAATCTTAACAGTAAATTAAGACAATACTCTAGCGTATCAAAAGCATTTTTTAAAAGAGTAGATTTTCGGATTTTATCTGATGGTAGAATTGCGATAAAAGCTAAATTAAAAGAAAAAAATAGCAATAAATTAGAGAGTATCTGTTTAGTTATAAGACCTCGTATTTGTCAGCATAAAAAAGGTATCATCTTAGATGAATTTGCTTGTACTCAAGGAAAAAACTGGTCAGCAAAAGTAGTTAAGATTTTATTAGCAGAAGTGGGAAAAGTTTTAAATTTAGAAAATTTATTAATAGATGGAATTTATTTACAGGTAGATAAAATTAACATCTCAGAAGGCAAACTTAATTTATTTGCTAATGCTGGTATTACTCATCTACCTAAGTCAAAGAAGTAG
- a CDS encoding exopolysaccharide biosynthesis protein, which produces MSKLSQELNDYFFVQEREEKITLEEILSLAGERIFGFLLVILSLPSALPIPAPGYSIPFGILIFLLAIQLVIGHKTPWLPDKMLKGAMKTSTARKFVQMGLPWLKRIENLTKPRLTYICTSFSGRIVIGIAIALMAISMMIPIPGTNTAPAMGIFVTAFGMQEDDGFIVLAGLSLCLIAGVVSASIIFATIWGGLSIIDWIEQYFKK; this is translated from the coding sequence ATGTCCAAATTGTCTCAAGAGCTAAACGACTATTTTTTTGTACAAGAAAGGGAAGAAAAAATTACCCTAGAGGAGATATTAAGCCTTGCAGGAGAAAGAATATTTGGTTTTCTCTTAGTTATTTTATCGCTACCTTCTGCTTTACCCATACCTGCACCGGGCTATTCTATACCCTTTGGGATTCTGATTTTTTTACTGGCGATTCAGTTAGTAATTGGGCATAAAACACCTTGGTTGCCAGATAAAATGCTTAAAGGGGCTATGAAAACCAGCACTGCTCGTAAGTTTGTGCAAATGGGTTTACCTTGGCTAAAGAGAATTGAGAATTTAACAAAACCTCGGCTTACTTATATTTGTACTAGCTTTTCAGGAAGAATTGTGATTGGAATTGCGATCGCACTTATGGCTATTTCCATGATGATACCAATTCCTGGCACTAATACTGCTCCTGCGATGGGTATTTTTGTTACAGCTTTTGGGATGCAGGAGGATGATGGTTTTATTGTTTTAGCTGGATTAAGTCTTTGTTTAATTGCTGGAGTCGTTTCTGCGTCTATTATTTTTGCAACCATTTGGGGGGGCTTGAGTATTATTGATTGGATTGAGCAATACTTTAAGAAATAG
- the psaJ gene encoding photosystem I reaction center subunit IX has protein sequence MKGLTTFLSTAPVLITALLVFTAGLLIEFNRFYPDLLFHPMG, from the coding sequence ATGAAAGGTCTAACTACTTTTTTATCCACTGCACCAGTTTTAATTACTGCTTTATTAGTTTTTACTGCTGGTTTATTAATCGAATTTAATCGTTTTTATCCCGATCTTTTATTCCATCCTATGGGATAA
- a CDS encoding Photosystem I reaction center subunit III, whose amino-acid sequence MRKIFSLVLAFTLSITLWFNFAPAAQADLSHLTPCSESPAYQAKAKSFRNTTSDPESGQKRAESYAEALCGPEGYPHLVVDGRLDHAGDFIIPGLLFLYVAGWIGWVGRSYLIAIREEKDTEMKEIIIDVPLAINKMLFGFMWPLQAFGEFTSGKLTVKDSEIPVSPR is encoded by the coding sequence ATGAGAAAAATATTCAGTTTAGTATTAGCATTTACGCTATCGATTACCCTCTGGTTCAATTTCGCACCTGCGGCACAAGCCGATTTATCTCACTTAACTCCTTGTAGTGAGTCTCCTGCTTATCAAGCGAAAGCAAAAAGTTTCCGTAATACCACCAGTGATCCTGAGTCTGGTCAAAAACGTGCTGAAAGTTATGCCGAAGCCCTTTGTGGTCCTGAAGGCTATCCCCATTTAGTCGTTGATGGCAGATTAGATCACGCTGGTGACTTTATCATCCCCGGATTATTATTCCTTTACGTTGCTGGTTGGATTGGTTGGGTAGGACGTTCTTACTTAATCGCCATCCGTGAGGAAAAAGACACCGAGATGAAAGAAATTATCATCGATGTACCTCTTGCCATTAATAAAATGTTATTCGGTTTTATGTGGCCTCTACAGGCTTTCGGTGAGTTTACTTCTGGTAAATTAACGGTTAAAGATTCCGAAATTCCTGTTTCCCCTCGTTAA